One genomic window of Fusarium fujikuroi IMI 58289 draft genome, chromosome FFUJ_chr01 includes the following:
- a CDS encoding related to ferric reductase Fre2p, producing the protein MPTLAIVLSALSFFPSTSATVPLEGYGRDSYPVPCAQACSWAMPYNLDCPEYAGMTAEAKADAYPSAECFSNDRSYLTSIAYCIHSYCPKNVKLYKVETFWETLMIYESKSIRWSYPEALAQVNASSTPRPMSPEETLFNRTISIDAAVFQGQLNGVREYKTVAKNESKYSILAFMTCVMVPIGFSLLRLLPLPTSFKSKFYGYFIDPPAWGRQHSVATLGIGMVPTRGQALFILYLIGINCLATFEGYPNYTPNGVYPDRHYALMRFIGNRAGAIAFANIPIVILYAGRSSVLLRLTNWSYSTFLLLHRWTATICVVQVALHSLLWLRIMIEQHSYPLVLTYPYWYVGVVGTVLFSALIPFSMLPIRKILYEVFLITHILLTIGALVASWYHIVFLYEDTSGFEIWLIIAFCFWGLERLLRILRISRYGIKKAYVTRIDDKYLRVDIPDVDAHGHCFAYFPTLSWRVWENHPFSIVNCSKGQLDGESMIPSSASQTQSENEGAISPTEASASKEMGGAMSNVRQLRDHSSTTKPGITLFVQNLRGMTAKLAKKADTSIAIPVLIESSYGHEDTSRFEPNIEYPNTLVISGGVGIAGVLSTLRASLSMYAKPLGTTKLYWGIKSKGLVDVVKSMIVGGDVAEEKEGGESSNWGHIETHVSVGERMDIKRVLTTELEKAIGGTTVIVCGPHGMCDEARYVCAAMARHGVVVRYVEESFTW; encoded by the exons ATGCCGACATTAGCAATCGTGCTGTCAGcactttctttcttccccagCACATCAGCCACTGTCCCTCTTGAAGGTTATGGGCGAGATTCCTACCCAGTACCATGTGCTCAAGCGTGCTCGTGGGCAATGCCCTACAATCTCGATTGCCCTGAGTACGCCGGCATGACGGCAGAGGCGAAGGCGGACGCATATCCATCGGCGGAATGCTTTTCCAACGACCGTTCGTACTTGACCTCCATAGCCTACTGCATTCACTCTTATTGCCCAAAGAATGTCAAACTTTACAAAGTTGAGACCTTCTGGGAGACTCTGATGATTTACGAGTCCAAGTCCATTCGATGGTCGTACCCCGAGGCTTTGGCTCAGGTCAACGCCTCCAGTACCCCAAGACCAATGTCTCCAGAAGAAACATTGTTCAACCGTACCATCTCGATTGATGCAGCTGTCTTCCAGGGCCAGCTGAATGGCGTCAGGGAATACAAGACCGTCGCCAAGAATGAAAGCAAGTACTC CATTCTGGCCTTCATGACATGTGTGATGGTACCCATTGGCTTCTCCCTCCTACGCTTGCTTCCCCTGCCAACATCCTTCAAAAGCAAGTTCTACGGCTACTTCATAGACCCTCCAGCTTGGGGCAGGCAGCACAGTGTAGCCACGCTTGGAATTGGCATGGTTCCTACTAGAGGTCAAGCTCTTTTTATTCTCTACCTCATTGGTATCAATTGCCTGGCGACATTCGAAGGATACCCGAATTATACCCCCAACGGCGTCTATCCAGATCGTCATTATGCACTAATGCGTTTTATCGGTAATCGGGCTGGTGCCATCGCCTTCGCCAACATCCCTATTGTCATTCTCTATGCCGGCCGTAGCAGCGTGCTTCTTCGGCTCACTAACTGGTCTTACTCAaccttccttcttctccatcgaTGGACTGCCACCATCTGTGTCGTACAAGTCGCCCTTCACTCGCTCCTTTGGCTTCGAATTATGATCGAGCAACACTCGTATCCCCTTGTTCTGACATACCCCTACTGGTACGTCGGCGTTGTCGGCACTGTCCTCTTCTCCGCCTTGATTCCCTTCTCGATGCTTCCAATcagaaagatattatatgAGGTCTTTCTCATCACGCACATACTCTTGACCATCGGTGCCCTGGTCGCTTCTTGGTATCACATTGTTTTCCTCTACGAAGACACAAGCGGCTTCGAGatctggctcatcatcgcgTTTTGCTTCTGGGGCCTTGAGAGACTTCTCCGCATTCTGCGTATCTCCAGATATGGTATCAAAAAAGCATATGTCACTCGTATTGATGACAAGTATTTGCGTGTTGACATCCCAGATGTTGATGCTCATGGTCACTGTTTCGCTTACTTCCCGACCCTGTCCTGGCGCGTTTGGGAGAACCACCCTTTCTCGATTGTCAACTGCAGTAAGGGCCAGCTTGATGGAGAGTCCATGATTCCAAGCTCGGCTTCGCAAACCCAGTCTGAGAATGAGGGTGCCATCTCACCAACTGAGGCATCAGCTTCCAAAGAGATGGGCGGCGCTATGTCCAACGTCCGTCAGCTTCGAGATCATAGCAGTACTACCAAACCTGGCATCACGCTGTTCGTCCAGAACCTCCGTGGTATGACGGCCAAGCTTGCCAAGAAAGCCGACACTAGCATCGCTATCCCCGTTCTCATCGAGTCTTCTTACGGTCACGAAGACACAAGCCGATTTGAGCCTAACATCGAATACCCAAACACCCTCGTCATCTCCGGCGGTGTCGGCATTGCTGGCGTTCTGTCAACTCTCCGAGCTTCCCTGTCAATGTACGCCAAGCCCTTGGGAACTACTAAGCTGTATTGGGGAATCAAAAGTAAGGGTCTTGTCGATGTAGTCAAGAGTATGATTGTTGGTGGAGACGTCGCCGAGGAAAAAGAAGGTGGTGAATCCTCCAACTGGGGCCATATCGAGACCCATGTCTCAGTTGGTGAGCGAATGGACATAAAAAGAGTTTTGACGACGGAATTGGAGAAGGCCATTGGTGGAACTACCGTTATCGTTTGTGGTCCACATGGAATGTGTGATGAAGCTCGCTATGTCTGTGCTGCGATGGCGAGgcatggtgttgttgttcgCTATGTTGAAGAGTCCTTCACCTGGTAG
- a CDS encoding related to PRO3-delta 1-pyrroline-5-carboxylate reductase translates to MPSSTSEDITACTFIGGGVMARCMIDGLLDTYNNSVEIRVTARRSAHVGELATRYPTLVVSQGNISPILWDEPWHKLGKTPAAHVVLICTQPWATSDVCQDIRYVYSNYGFDPEPTFVTMCPGITTAQLEGWLPKGASVVRTMPNTPVAVRQGATALFANKVVTAQQASAVADIFRAVSPQISFIKQEDGIDIAASISGSSPAYVFKLLAILVEAGVSHGLAPDVAGALVKQSCLGAAMQALQDKRSLQSLIADVCVPGGSTEKAMQRLDEGEFSAVVAAAVEKSLDANRAMGKE, encoded by the exons ATGCCTTCCTCTACATCTGAAGACATAACTGCCTGTACTTTTATTGGCGGGGGCGTTATGGCACGCTGCATGATTGATGGCTTACTCGATACTTACAATAACTCTGTCGAGATCCGGGTCACGGCACGCAGGTCTGCGCATGTCGGAGAGCTCGCTACTCGCTACCCTACGCTCGTTGTCTCGCAGGGCAACATATCTCCGATTCTTTGGGATGAACCATGGCATAAGCTTGGCAAGACTCCTGCGGCCCATGTTGTTCTCATCTGTACCCAGCCATGGGCCACCAGCGATGTGTGCCAGGATATACGATATGTCTACTCGAATTATGGCTTTGATCCAGAACCAACCTTTGTCACTATGTGTCCTGGTATTACTACTGCACAGCTTGAGGGCTGGCTTCCAAAGGGAGCTTCAGTCGTCAGGACCATGCCAAATACTCCGGTGGCAGTACGGCAAGGAGCGACGGCCCTGTTTGCGAATAAGGTTGTAACGGCACAACAAGCTTCGGCAGTTGCCGATATTTTCCGCGCGGTGTCTCCACAgatcagcttcatcaagcagGAGGACGGTATTGATATTGCAGCTTCTATTTCGGG ATCGAGCCCTGCTTACGTTTTCAAGCTGCTTGCTATCCTTGTTGAAGCTGGGGTTTCGCATGGCCTGGCACCTGACGTAGCTGGGGCCCTGGTCAAGCAATCATGCCTCGGAGCTGCTATGCAAGCCCTGCAGGACAAGAGATCTCTCCAGTCACTAATTGCTGACGTGTGCGTTCCTGGAGGCAGCACAGAAAAGGCTATGCAGAGATTAGACGAGGGAGAATTTTCGGCAGTAGTTGCTGCTGCAGTGGAGAAAAGCCTTGACGCGAACCGAGCAATGGGCAAGGAATAG
- a CDS encoding related to branched-chain amino acid aminotransferase — MSIPLPHAEFQWDHYDSKVNPVNGHVECTYRTLTCSWSAPRFVESPFLQVHGLAPGLNYGQQAFEGLLAHRTARNRILIFRPASHSSRFRHSASVVSMPPVPESLFLACVHMAVARNAEFVPPHNFAGNMYIRPLEFGSSAQIGLDVPDEFTFCVFVQPHVPLHGHTPLRALVAEEFDRAATRGTGNCKVGGNYGPVLKWSKDAKKPENGGWSALLHVDSKTQSYVDEFSAAALIGVKSPDQESTQVPILTVAHSEAAIHSITAESVVTIAQSFGWTVERRLVKLEELSSFSEVFAVGTAATIRPCSLIYHRSTGKHFTFTSDGPYYQRLWKTLSGIQKGEIEDIFQWCQDLRFEEFGERGHNGQPTADPTRVIEMPE, encoded by the exons ATGTCCATTCCACTCCCACATGCAGAGTTCC AGTGGGACCACTATGATAGCAAAGTTAACCCAG TCAACGGGCATGTGGAGTGTACATATAGAACTTTGACTTGTTCATGGTCTGCACCAAGATTTGTCGAGAGTCCATTTCTTCAGGTTCACGGACTAGCACCAGGGCTTAATTATG GACAGCAGGCCTTTGAAGGGCTTTTGG CTCACAGGACCGCTCGAAACCGAATCTTGATCTTCCGACCTGCTTCGCATTCTTCCCGGTTCCGACACTCCGCTTCGGTTGTTAGTATGCCTCCAGTTCCAGAAAGTCTATTTCTCGCTTGCGTTCACATGGCCGTGGCCAGAAATGCAGAGTTCGTACCCCCTCACAACTTTGCTGGCAACATGTACATCCGCCCGCTCGAGTTCGGTTCCAGTGCACAAATTGGTCTCGACGTACCTGATGAGTTCACATTCTGTGTCTTTGTACAGCCCCATGTTCCACTGCATGGGCACACGCCATTGCGAGCacttgttgctgaggagttTGACAGAGCCGCCACACGAGGAACTGGAAACTGCAAAGTCGGCGGCAATTATGGCCCTGTTCTCAAGTGGTCCAAGGATGCAAAAAAGCCAGAGAATGGCGGATGGAGCGCCCTGCTCCATGTGGACAGCAAGACGCAATCCTACGTGGATGAATTCAGCGCGGCGGCTTTGATTGGGGTCAAGAGTCCTGATCAAGAGAGCACTCAAGTGCCAATACTTACAGTCGCACACAGCGAAGCGGCCATACACAGTATAACTGCAGAATCAGTCGTCACTATCGCCCAATCATTTGGCTGGACCGTTGAAAGGCGGTTG gtcaagcttgaagagctctCAAGTTTTAGTGAGGTATTCGCTGTCGGTACAGCAGCAACCATCAGACCGTGCTCTTTGATTTACCACAGATCAACTGGTAAACACTTCACATTTACATCCGATGGACCGTACTACCAGCGGCTATGGAAGACCTTGTCCGGTATCCAAAAGGGTGAGATAGAAGACATCTTTCAATGGTGCCAGGACCTGAGATTTGAAGAATTCGGGGAGAGGGGACATAATGGTCAGCCAACTGCCGATCCTACTAGAGTGATAGAAATGCCAGAGTAG
- a CDS encoding probable fatty acid synthase, alpha subunit encodes MHPDVEQELAYTLLIELMAHQFAYPVRWIETQDHILGEVNAERIIEIGPSPILTNMMKRTIASRFSNSDQALNINRHLMSPDNGNPDIYYKYEPTEEPDLPELGSQSNTVKVSGSPAWEVQRPVTASHIPSGPVDEIEDTKVPVSAILISLLAPKLKKDPRAIPMTGTISNLVGGRSTLSNEIVGDLLAEFPNRVPDKPEEMPLSSLSETLSTSHDGQLGKATSALVMKMVSSRLPGGYSLSNARLYLREKWGLPPRRQDAVFLLALQRQPTSRLLSSTDVDSFLDANAAAYFGQENLSIPSRGSVQSAAPAVDAKALLLAKQQNDALLRDIMGVIQGHTAAKNESQDATLQASDSEAAATKKLDMWISEHGDDYAKGMAPIFDAKKQRIYDSYWNWNAQDTILLFQRKLQGQMSSVKELEQLSTSIVNRACGRTLEQLDYIIAQAERDPTVDSGLLKPMQLLRQTCVETQERQPVFINLSPDMAPLTTISSDGRLIFSEIPRALPCSKILSTNEASSIAFPVSRADGVAVSYSPQLTEILCHDLKDSRRSGFSFSGKNVLLTGAGEGSIGNHILRHLLAGGARVTVTTSSFSEKVTAMFQSIYARHGSKGSVLRVVPFNQGSHGDVQNLVKYIYADASWDLDFILPFAAISENGRDIEDLDSKSEIAHRAMLTNLVRLVGAVASQKRQRDTITRPATVVLPLSPNHGLLGNDGLYSESKRSLETLIPKWSSETWGSYIALAGVIIGWTRGTGLMDSNDVIAQAVESLGVRTFSAVEMAANIVSVMGGRFNAECQETPIIVDMGGGLGSVKNFKAKLTSARQELNAYAELKRLTAQESSRDKAYVATDAHAKTSKRLRGRANILLPLPKNLNYEVDIAPFAASLDGMVDLSRVVVITGFAELGPLGNSRTRWEMEESGTLSLEGCVEMAWLMGLITYHNGIDKKGDHYSGWVDTKTSDAICDDEIPGKYLEFMAKHSGIREVEPEISDNGYDPSKKESLIEVALQRDLAPFETSIETAETLKRQHGDKAIVTQDASSGNCQVQLKAGAVVMVPRASRFNRTVAGQIPLGWTAKRYGISDDIIEQVDPVTLFSLVCTVEALLCSGIIDPYEFYQHIHVSQFANCLGSSMGGLTSLRKMHRDRYLDRSVKSDLVQETFINTTGAWINMLLSSSSGPIRTPVGACASSLESLDTACDLIMLKKAKVCLVGGFEDFVEDLSYEFGCMKATCDTDAEYAAGRVPKEMSRPTASSRSGFVESQGCGVQVLTSAELALEMGLPIFGIVAYTSMAADKAGRSVPAPGKGVLTNAREKSTIPNPMLSLGYRKRLLELRRTQIYQNISDHLDILNSEIALFQESETASPGDLKAFRENRELRIRQDAQAQDAEVTFSLGNQFWKSQDAGDISPIRGSLAVWGLGIDDISVASLHGTSTVQNDLNETMVIQEQMKHLGRRQGNLLPCVCQKWLTGHSKGAAGAWMVNGCLQMMNTGLVPGNRNADNVDEKLREHRHLAFPNTNLQMDDIKACSVTSFGFGQKGGQALLVHPRYLFATIGRERYDGYISKRDKRWRKACFRLSEAMVQGNMVSKCIKTEAPYTSADGVAALLDPTARF; translated from the exons ATGCATCCAGACGTGGAACAAGAGCTGGCCTACACGCTCCTAATTGAGCTAATGGC TCATCAATTTGCATATCCAGTAAGATG GATTGAAACTCAAGATCACATCTTAGGAGAAGTCAACGCAGAGAGAATTATTGAAATCGGACCCTCTCCTATCTTGACAAATATGATGAAAAGAACAATTGCTTCCAGATTTTCGAACAGTGATCAAGCTCTCAATATTAATCGTCACCTTATGAGTCCTGACAATGGAAACCCTGAcatctattataaatatgAGCCTACCGAGGAGCCTGATTTGCCTGAGTTGGGAAGCCAGTCAAATACGGTCAAAGTTAGCGGGAGTCCTGCTTGGGAAGTTCAACGGCCAGTAACAGCTTCGCATATCCCCTCGGGTCCGGtagatgagattgaagacACAAAAGTCCCAGTTTCGGCTATTCTGATAAGTCTGCTGGCGccaaagctgaagaaggatcCCCGAGCTATTCCCATGACTGGCACTATCAGCAATCTTGTTGGAG GCCGTTCAACCCTTTCAAACGAGATAGTTGGGGACTTGCTTGCCGAATTTCCCAATCGAGTACCCGACAAACCTGAAGAGATGCCGTTAAGCTCACTGAGTGAGACCCTCAGTACCAGCCACGATGGGCAACTCGGCAAAGCCACATCGGCTCTTGTTATGAAGATGGTCTCATCAAGGCTTCCCGGGGGTTACAGTCTATCAAATGCACGTCTATATCTGCGCGAGAAGTGGGGTCTGCCCCCAAGGCGGCAGGATGCTGTGTTTCTACTTGCGCTTCAAAGACAACCGACCAGTCGTCTCTTGAGTTCGACCGATGTGGACTCATTCTTGGACGCAAATGCCGCTGCGTACTTTGGGCAAGAAAATCTGAGCATACCATCTCGTGGATCTGTGCAATCAGCCGCGCCAGCCGTCGATGCAAAAGCCTTGCTGTTGGCCAAGCAACAGAACGATGCTCTCCTACGAGATATAATGGGCGTAATCCAGGGACATACTGCAGCCAAGAACGAATCACAAGATGCCACTTTACAAGCTTCCGACTCAGAGGCTGCGGCCACCAAAAAGCTTGACATGTGGATATCTGAGCATGGAGATGACTATGCAAAAGGCATGGCGCCTATCTTTGACGCAAAGAAGCAGCGAATCTATGATTCATACTGGAACTGGAATGCACAAGATACTATCTTGCTTTTCCAGCGAAAGCTACAGGGGCAGATGAGCAGTGTCAAAGAGCTGGAACAGCTGTCAACGAGCATCGTCAATCGAGCCTGTGGCAGAACACTGGAGCAGCTCGACTACATCATTGCCCAGGCCGAAAGAGACCCTACTGTGGATTCTGGTCTTTTGAAACCAATGCAACTACTAAGACAGACTTGTGTCGAAACCCAGGAGCGGCAACCAGTTTTCATCAACTTGTCCCCTGATATGGCTCCTCTGACGACCATCAGTTCAGACGGAAGGCTGATATTCAGCGAGATACCTCGCGCTTTACCTTGTTCAAAGATTTTATCGACAAATGAGGCGTCCAGCATTGCATTTCCAGTTAGTCGagctgatggtgttgctgTCAGTTACTCGCCACAGTTGACTGAGATATTGTGCCATGACCTGAAAGACAGTCGACGCTCGGGGTTTTCGTTCAGCGGAAAGAATGTGCTTCTTACTGGAGCGGGAGAGGGATCCATTGGAAACCATATTCTTCGTCATCTCCTCGCTGGAGGAGCGAGAGTTACTGTCACAACTAGCAGCTTTTCAGAAAAGGTCACTGCTATGTTTCAGAGCATCTACGCTCGTCACGGGTCCAAAGGATCTGTTCTTCGAGTGGTTCCTTTCAACCAAGGTAGCCATGGCGATGTGCAAAACCTGGTCAAGTACATATACGCGGATGCATCATGGGACCTCGACTTTATCCTGCCATTTGCTGCCATTTCAGAAAACGGGAGAGATATAGAGGATCTCGACTCAAAGTCGGAAATTGCCCATCGAGCCATGCTCACCAATCTTGTCCGCCTTGTTGGCGCTGTGGCCAGCCAAAAGAGACAGCGCGATACTATCACCCGTCCAGCTACAGTTGTGCTCCCATTATCGCCCAATCATGGCCTTCTGGGAAATGATGGGCTATACTCAGAGTCAAAGAGATCTCTCGAGACCCTTATCCCCAAATGGTCATCTGAGACTTGGGGCAGCTATATCGCTCTAGCGGGTGTCATCATCGGCTGGACTAGAGGAACGGGACTGATGGACAGCAACGATGTCATTGCCCAGGCCGTTGAGTCTCTTGGGGTTCGGACCTTCTCAGCCGTCGAGATGGCAGCAAATATTGTTTCAGTCATGGGCGGAAGATTCAACGCCGAGTGTCAAGAAACTCCCATCATTGTCGACATGGGTGGAGGTCTAGGGAGtgtcaagaacttcaaggCCAAGTTAACAAGTGCCCGCCAAGAACTCAATGCCTATGCAGAGCTGAAGAGACTCACGGCACAGGAATCAAGTAGGGACAAGGCCTATGTTGCGACAGATGCACATGCCAAGACTAGTAAGCGTCTCCGAGGCAGAGCCAACATTCTGCTCCCCTTACCTAAGAACCTCAACTATGAGGTAGACATTGCACCCTTTGCCGCGTCTCTTGATGGCATGGTGGACTTGAGTCGCGTTGTGGTAATCACAGGATTTGCCGAGCTGGGACCACTCGGCAATAGCAGAACCCGCTGGGAGATGGAAGAGTCTGGCACCTTGTCTCTCGAAGGTTGCGTCGAGATGGCCTGGCTGATGGGTTTGATCACGTATCACAATGGTATTGACAAGAAAGGCGACCATTACTCTGGATGGGTTGATACCAAGACGTCGGATGCCatttgtgatgatgagattccAGGCAAATACCTCGAGTTCATGGCCAAGCACTCTGGGATCCGGGAAGTTGAGCCTGAAATCTCAGACAATGGTTACGACCCGAGCAAGAAGGAGTCTTTGATTGAAGTTGCTCTACAGCGCGACCTCGCCCCATTCGAGACATCAATTGAGACAGCCGAGACCCTCAAACGACAGCACGGCGACAAAGCCATCGTGACACAAGATGCTTCGAGCGGGAACTGTCAGGTGCAACTCAAAGCTGGCGCAGTTGTCATGGTGCCACGAGCATCGCGCTTCAATCGGACTGTGGCTGGTCAGATACCTTTGGGTTGGACGGCAAAGCGATATGGCATCTCAGATGATATAATTGAGCAGGTCGACCCAGtgactctcttttctctcgtATGCACTGTTGAAGCCCTGCTGTGCTCAGGCATCATCGATCCATATGAGTTCTACCAGCATATTCACGTGTCTCAGTTTGCCAACTGCTTGGGCTCGAGCATGGGCGGGTTGACATCACTCAGGAAGATGCACCGTGATCGTTACCTAGACAGGTCAGTCAAGAGCGATCTTGTCCAAGAgaccttcatcaacaccactgGAGCTTGGATCAACATGTTGCTGAGCTCGTCATCAGGTCCTATAAGAACCCCCGTGGGAGCTTGTGCGAGTTCTCTTGAATCCCTCGACACGGCTTGTGATCTCATCAtgctcaagaaggccaaagTGTGTCTTGTTGGAGGGTTCGAAGACTTTGTCGAAGATCTGTCGTACGAGTTTGGCTGTATGAAGGCCACCTGCGATACCGATGCTGAGTATGCTGCCGGAAGAGTGCCAAAGGAGATGTCACGCCCAACAGCCTCGTCGAGGAGTGGTTTTGTCGAATCCCAAGGATGTGGCGTTCAAGTACTCACGTCAGCGGAGCTAGCTCTTGAAATGGGGCTGCCCATCTTTGGCATCGTTGCCTACACGAGCATGGCGGCAGACAAGGCTGGACGTTCCGTGCCGGCCCCTGGCAAAGGCGTCTTGACCAACGCGAGGGAGAAGTCGACCATTCCGAACCCGATGCTGAGTCTGGGCTATCGAAAGAGACTGCTTGAGTTACGCAGGACCCAGATCTATCAGAATATCTCTGATCACCTAGATATTCTCAACTCTGAAATAGCCTTGTTCCAGGAGAGCGAAACTGCCAGCCCCGGTGACTTGAAAGCATTCAGAGAGAACCGGGAGCTGCGTATCAGGCAAGATGCGCAAGCACAGGACGCAGAAGTGACATTTAGTCTCGGGAACCAGTTTTGGAAGAGTCAGGACGCTGGAGATATCTCTCCTATCCGAGGGTCTTTGGCCGTCTGGGGACTCGGTATTGACGACATATCAGTGGCCTCGCTTCATGGCACATCGACTGTCCAGAATGACCTCAACGAGACAATGGTGATTCAGGAGCAGATGAAGCATCTGGGTAGACGCCAGGGCAACCTTCTCCCTTGTGTATGTCAGAAGTGGTTGACAGGCCACTCCAAGGGCGCTGCAGGCGCCTGGATGGTTAATGGCTGTTTGCAAATGATGAATACAGGCTTGGTTCCTGGGAATAGGAACGCCGATAATGTAGATGAAAAGCTACGAGAACATCGCCACCTTGCATTCCCAAACACCAATCTCCAAATGGACGATATCAAGGCATGCTCGGTAACCTCGTTTGGCTTTGGCCAGAAAGGCGGCCAGGCATTGCTCGTACATCCTCGATATCTCTTTGCGACCATTGGTAGAGAGAGATATGATGGATACATTAGCAAGCGCGATAAGCGATGGAGGAAAGCATGTTTTCGCCTCTCGGAGGCTATGGTTCAGGGTAATATGGTCTCCAAGTGTATCAAGACTGAAGCTCCTTACACATCAGCCGATGGGGTCGCCGCACTGCTTGATCCTACTGCACGTTTCTAG
- a CDS encoding related to O-methyltransferase, with product MASPSTDRLHLIEYLQDPGNPDGESRERLIEACQDVIASLERPIETARKQAFLTLDHAVIRSAIKLNLFKALDKEDRPYSTQELALATTPQCNHVLLSRLLRYLATRPLRLVIETSAGFWQRTARGSVFAQDSFKSGCSMYFDACGPAFQALPTWICTPDHERLHSPFQVAYPGQGSFFKRLQEDDSMLQTFQCWMETVSRHQFCAQETIDFNEWIPDGTSDSDVVFVDVGGGTGDQAIALGYKRIGLPGRIINQDLLPISQEAEEMLRSHNIERITYNFFDEQPLKGACVYHYRQIFHDWPDADCERILRRAKDSMTASSTLLIDEVVLPETGAHWMNDHKYNGVACYST from the exons ATGGCCAGCCCATCAACAGACCGTCTCCACCTTATTGAATACTTGCAAGACCCTGGAAATCCAGATGGAGAGTCCAGGGAACGGCTAATAGAGGCTTGCCAAGATGTCATTGCATCTCTAGAGAGACCTATCGAGACAGCACGTAAACAAGCCTTCCTGACACTTGATCACGCAGTCATCCGTTCCGCTATCAAGCTCAATCTGTTCAAGGCtcttgacaaagaagaccGCCCTTATAGCACCCAAGAACTGGCACTTGCTACAACCCCACAGTGCAACCATGTTTTGCTTTCAAGGCTGCTTCGTTACCTGGCTACCAGGCCACTGAGGCTTGTAATAGAGACAAGTGCTGGATTCTGGCAAAGAACAGCACGGGGAAGCGTATTTGCTCAGGACAGCTTCAAATCTGGTTGTTCTATGTACTTTGATGCATGTGGACCAGCATTTCAAGCGTTGCCAACATGGATTTGTACTCCAGATCATGAGCGCCTCCATTCCCCATTCCAAGTAGCCTATCCGGGTCAAGGtagcttcttcaagaggcTCCAGGAGGATGATTCCATGTTACAGACGTTCCAGTGTTGGATGGAGACTGTCTCACGGCACCAGTTCTGCGCGCAAGAGACCATCGACTTCAATGAATGGATTCCAGATGGAACTTCAGATAGTGATGTGGTCTTCGTCGATGTTGGGGGAGGGACTGGTGATCAAGCAATAGCCCTGGGTTATAAAAGAATTGGACTTCCCGGCCGTATCATCAATCAAGATCTTTTGCCCATCTCCCAGGAAGCCGAGGAGATGCTGAGATCGCATAACATTGAGCGTATTACCTACAATTTCTTCGACGAACAACCATTGAAAG GAGCATGTGTCTACCACTATCGTCAAATATTTCATGACTGGCCAGATGCGGATTGCGAGCGGATTTTGAGGCGTGCCAAAGACTCGATGACGGCAAGCTCGACGCTATTAATTGATGAAGTTGTCCTTCCGGAGACAGGAGCGCATTGGATG AACGATCACAAGTACAATGGAGTAGCTTGCTACAGCACGTAG